A stretch of Castanea sativa cultivar Marrone di Chiusa Pesio chromosome 2, ASM4071231v1 DNA encodes these proteins:
- the LOC142625815 gene encoding actin-related protein 2/3 complex subunit 2B isoform X2 has protein sequence MEMNHHLYEFGAVEYHIQSSASDPHQAYLSISTPLLTQDALQSHGLSQYTRETVKGVSSDAAEIVEPAKEGYQLTLRLNFDKIPSGKDSVKVITEISAVQAVLLSSQLREMLQNVNSQVTFQGMYKPIKLVYHPREPFFVVRQPQKIIAVFPMRFKENSDVIIATAFFQELMDVGSSKEWAKAPPCTWSPIPPPELRGELIEDLSTNGGFVSFDILPRHVEGKRLDKTVWSLLNFYAYVKYHVKCTRGFIQRRMRKRLESLVKVLQKASSEEEEQQQIKKDKGCKYMRKIVSKSKNFKRRCGNLSRKIKRVRLRIKIRGVGRFHRRWLRLPKFCSSKGYAKLD, from the exons ATGGAGATGAACCATCACCTGTATGAATTTGGGGCTGTTGAATACCATATACAG TCTTCTGCATCAGATCCACATCAGGCCTACTTGTCAATATCTACCCCACTACTGACCCAAGATGCTCTGCAATCGCATGGGCTATCCCAGTACACTAGAGAGACGGTGAAGGGAGTTAGTTCTGATGCTGCAGAGATTGTTGAACCAGCAAAAGAAGGATACCAGCTTACTCTAAGACTTAACTTTGATAAGATTCCAAGTGGCAAAG ACTCTGTCAAGGTAATTACAGAGATATCTGCAGTGCAAGCGGTACTACTGAGTTCTCAGCTGAGAGAAATGTTGCAGAATGTCAATTCCCAGGTTACATTTCAGGGGATGTATAAACCCATAAAACTAGTCTACCACCCAAGGGAGCCTTTCTTTGTCGTCAGACAG CCACAAAAAATCATAGCAGTATTCCCGATGCGTTTCAAAGAAAATTCAGATGTGATTATTGCAACAGCCTTCTTTCAG GAACTTATGGATGTGGGGAGTTCTAAAGAATGGGCCAAAGCACCTCCTTGCACCTGGTCACCCATTCCTCCTCCAGAACTGAGAGGAGAACTTATTGAAGATTTGAGCACAAATGGAGGATTTGTCTCTTTTG ATATTTTGCCACGCCATGTTGAGGGTAAAAGACTAGATAAGACTGTATGGAGTCTATTGAACTTCTATGCCTATGTTAAATACCATGTAAAG TGTACCAGAGGTTTTATTCAAAGAAGGATGAGGAAGCGTTTGGAAAGTTTGGTTAAG GTCTTGCAGAAGGCAAgctcagaagaagaagaacaacaacaaattaaaaaagataaag GATGTAAGTATATGAgaaaaattgtgtcaaaatcTAAAAACTTCAAACGAAGATGTGGCAACTTAAGCAGGAAGATCAAGAGAGTCCGTCTCCGAATTAAAATCCGTGGAGTTGGGCGGTTTCACCGACGATGGTTAAGATTACCAAAGTTTTGTTCTTCAAAAGGATATGCCAAATTAGATTAA
- the LOC142625064 gene encoding uncharacterized protein LOC142625064 — MASLATHFSAFLLLIPLGIRRLLFSSSLYLKNPSVYRSKPWYFSEPRWKNFDFYTLIIALPIASFSEFFFFLTFSGHPTYRFAFFHQAFTLFLFWVFILLVISREHTDPLLINESFVFLFAGISFLIEFSVIGKGITGVFASVYDLLGGLTLLCAASCFYLSVKPAAFFAEFLLSFGLVLKGTWVLQTGLSLYTDAFGLKGCRKMSVMLAKGDADVQCDLEEDGLRGVALMHFLFTVHAVLVLVVTIVLFGLSSSNRNLRRGEASGPLLAELESETMQMRTLSELELE, encoded by the coding sequence ATGGCATCACTAGCAACCCATTTCTCAGCTTTCCTGTTGCTCATCCCCCTAGGTATCCGTCGCCTCCTATTCTCCTCCTCTCTGTACCTGAAAAACCCATCTGTTTACCGCTCAAAACCATGGTATTTCTCCGAACCCAGATGGAAAAACTTCGATTTCTACACTCTCATCATCGCTCTCCCCATTGCCTCTTTCTCtgaattcttcttcttcttaacttTCTCGGGCCACCCCACTTACCGATTTGCATTCTTCCACCAAGCCTTCACGCTTTTCCTCTTCTGGGTCTTCATCCTTCTCGTCATTTCTCGTGAACACACCGACCCTTTACTCATCAACGAATCCTTTGTCTTCTTATTCGCTGGAATTTCATTTCTCATCGAGTTTTCTGTGATTGGTAAAGGAATCACGGGCGTCTTTGCCTCTGTGTATGATTTGTTGGGTGGTTTGACGCTTCTTTGTGCTGCTTCTTGCTTTTATTTATCGGTAAAGCCTGCAGCtttttttgccgagttcttgTTATCTTTTGGATTGGTTTTGAAGGGTACTTGGGTTTTGCAAACGGGTTTGTCTTTGTACACTGATGCTTTTGGCCTAAAAGGGTGTCGAAAAATGTCGGTTATGCTGGCTAAAGGAGACGCTGATGTGCAATGTGATCTTGAGGAGGACGGGTTGAGAGGTGTTGCTTTGATGCATTTTTTGTTCACTgtgcatgcagttttggtgctTGTTGTTACCATTGTGTTGTTTGGCTTGTCGTCAAGTAACCGGAATTTGAGGCGTGGTGAGGCCAGTGGGCCTTTGCTTGCAGAGCTTGAATCCGAGACAATGCAGATGCGGACGCTTTCTGAGCTTGAGTTGGAATGA
- the LOC142623879 gene encoding protein PROTON GRADIENT REGULATION 5, chloroplastic — MATSISVTGFKGGLCSSFHGSWGTTMVGEDYAMLAKSVPNHVRVGKPTRAIPMMKNVNEGKGLFAPIVVVTRNLIGKKRFNQFRGKAIALHSQVITEFCKSIGADAKQRQGLIRLAKKNGERLGFLA, encoded by the exons ATGGCTACTTCAATTTCTGTAACTGGGTTTAAGGGAGGTTTGTGTTCCTCCTTCCATGGTAGCTGGGGAACAACTATGGTTGGTGAAGATTACGCCATGCTAGCCAAATCAGTGCCAAACCATGTTAGAGTTGGAAAGCCCACAAGAGCAATACCTATGATGAAGAACGTCAATGAAGGCAAAGGTCTCTTTGCTCCAATTGTAGTTGTTACTCGTAACTTAATTGGCAAGAAGCGTTTCAATCAGTTCAGAGGAAAGGCAATTGCTTTACACTCGCAG GTTATAACTGAGTTCTGCAAGTCAATAGGAGCAGATGCAAAGCAAAGACAAGGTTTGATCCGACTGGCCAAGAAGAATGGAGAAAGACTAGGATTCCTTGCATAA
- the LOC142625815 gene encoding actin-related protein 2/3 complex subunit 2B isoform X1: MACFERASPALKDVLLKLYRAEKPMEMNHHLYEFGAVEYHIQSSASDPHQAYLSISTPLLTQDALQSHGLSQYTRETVKGVSSDAAEIVEPAKEGYQLTLRLNFDKIPSGKDSVKVITEISAVQAVLLSSQLREMLQNVNSQVTFQGMYKPIKLVYHPREPFFVVRQPQKIIAVFPMRFKENSDVIIATAFFQELMDVGSSKEWAKAPPCTWSPIPPPELRGELIEDLSTNGGFVSFDILPRHVEGKRLDKTVWSLLNFYAYVKYHVKCTRGFIQRRMRKRLESLVKVLQKASSEEEEQQQIKKDKGCKYMRKIVSKSKNFKRRCGNLSRKIKRVRLRIKIRGVGRFHRRWLRLPKFCSSKGYAKLD, from the exons ATGGCATGCTTTGAAAGAGCATCTCCGGCATTGAAGGATGTCCTACTCAAACTGTACCG CGCTGAAAAGCCCATGGAGATGAACCATCACCTGTATGAATTTGGGGCTGTTGAATACCATATACAG TCTTCTGCATCAGATCCACATCAGGCCTACTTGTCAATATCTACCCCACTACTGACCCAAGATGCTCTGCAATCGCATGGGCTATCCCAGTACACTAGAGAGACGGTGAAGGGAGTTAGTTCTGATGCTGCAGAGATTGTTGAACCAGCAAAAGAAGGATACCAGCTTACTCTAAGACTTAACTTTGATAAGATTCCAAGTGGCAAAG ACTCTGTCAAGGTAATTACAGAGATATCTGCAGTGCAAGCGGTACTACTGAGTTCTCAGCTGAGAGAAATGTTGCAGAATGTCAATTCCCAGGTTACATTTCAGGGGATGTATAAACCCATAAAACTAGTCTACCACCCAAGGGAGCCTTTCTTTGTCGTCAGACAG CCACAAAAAATCATAGCAGTATTCCCGATGCGTTTCAAAGAAAATTCAGATGTGATTATTGCAACAGCCTTCTTTCAG GAACTTATGGATGTGGGGAGTTCTAAAGAATGGGCCAAAGCACCTCCTTGCACCTGGTCACCCATTCCTCCTCCAGAACTGAGAGGAGAACTTATTGAAGATTTGAGCACAAATGGAGGATTTGTCTCTTTTG ATATTTTGCCACGCCATGTTGAGGGTAAAAGACTAGATAAGACTGTATGGAGTCTATTGAACTTCTATGCCTATGTTAAATACCATGTAAAG TGTACCAGAGGTTTTATTCAAAGAAGGATGAGGAAGCGTTTGGAAAGTTTGGTTAAG GTCTTGCAGAAGGCAAgctcagaagaagaagaacaacaacaaattaaaaaagataaag GATGTAAGTATATGAgaaaaattgtgtcaaaatcTAAAAACTTCAAACGAAGATGTGGCAACTTAAGCAGGAAGATCAAGAGAGTCCGTCTCCGAATTAAAATCCGTGGAGTTGGGCGGTTTCACCGACGATGGTTAAGATTACCAAAGTTTTGTTCTTCAAAAGGATATGCCAAATTAGATTAA